A section of the Phaseolus vulgaris cultivar G19833 chromosome 8, P. vulgaris v2.0, whole genome shotgun sequence genome encodes:
- the LOC137826710 gene encoding pathogenesis-related thaumatin-like protein 3.5 yields the protein MAFYPQTIFPITFLLALLLSGQKPCECARVFTIVNYCKETLWPAVTPGEKFDGGGFVLKPGQSEVFTAPVSWSGRIWARTGCKFDQNGKGQCQTGSCGDTLKCGASGKTPASLAEFTLAQPDFYDVSLVDGFNVPIAVRPINGKGNCSSAGCDSDLRTTCPNELALKANGKTVGCRSACDVFNTDEYCCRGLYGNPSTCKPTFYSKKFKEACPTSYSYAYDDPTSIFTCSGTDYVIAFCSSRKRQVCTYHSNKLHCSGSQGLKSLIGRWCIVIITLFSVLSLWNGF from the exons ATGGCATTCTATCCTCAGACCATCTTTCCAATCACTTTCCTTCTTGCACTTCTTTTATCAG GGCAAAAACCATGTGAGTGCGCCAGAGTTTTCACCATCGTCAACTACTGCAAGGAGACGCTGTGGCCGGCGGTGACGCCGGGAGAAAAATTCGACGGCGGCGGCTTCGTCCTAAAACCGGGCCAATCCGAGGTGTTCACCGCCCCGGTGAGTTGGAGCGGCCGCATTTGGGCCCGAACCGGTTGCAAATTCGACCAAAACGGAAAGGGGCAGTGCCAAACCGGTTCATGCGGCGACACGCTGAAATGTGGGGCCTCGGGTAAAACGCCCGCTTCACTCGCGGAATTCACACTCGCTCAACCGGACTTCTACGACGTTAGCCTGGTGGACGGCTTCAACGTCCCCATCGCCGTCAGGCCCATTAACGGAAAGGGAAACTGCTCCTCAGCGGGGTGCGACTCCGACCTGAGAACCACTTGCCCTAACGAACTGGCCCTTAAGGCTAACGGCAAGACCGTTGGGTGCCGTAGCGCGTGTGACGTGTTTAACACGGACGAGTATTGCTGCAGAGGGCTTTATGGGAACCCCTCCACTTGCAAACCCACCTTTTATTCCAAGAAGTTTAAGGAGGCTTGTCCCACTTCTTATAGTTATGCCTACGATGATCCAACCAGCATCTTCACTTGTTCAGGCACTGATTATGTCATTGCCTTCTGCTCCTCCAG GAAACGACAAGTATGCACTTACCATAGCAACAAGCTTCACTGCAGTGGATCACAAGGGTTGAAGTCGTTGATTGGAAGGTGGTGCATCGTGATCATAACTCTGTTTTCGGTTCTTAGTTTATGGAATGGATTCTAG